In the genome of Triticum urartu cultivar G1812 chromosome 5, Tu2.1, whole genome shotgun sequence, one region contains:
- the LOC125506102 gene encoding uncharacterized protein LOC125506102 isoform X2, translating into MEATASASLARTLASSPLPRGSRRGRVRVVVAPDRRRRGRAVLTSAASTGNYMVPPSSKTSHLVLRLLAVAQRVSQLTTTAACRPSLLPSMAAATSDVSRLNAAAGKNDDVGLQDPIPASVGICRYHANWMLSFYAPGELPPFAEF; encoded by the exons ATGGAAGCCACCGCCTCCGCCTCCCTCGCGCGGACCCTCGCCTCCTCGCCGCTCCCCCGCGGCTCCCGCCGTGGCCGAGTGCGCGTGGTCGTGGCGCCGGACCGGCGGAGGAGGGGTAGGGCGGTGCTCACCTCGGCGGCCTCGACGGGCAACTACATGGTGCCACCTTCCTCCAAGACCAGCCACCTCGTGCTGCGGTTGTTGGCAGTGGCACAGCGAGTCTCCCAACTCACCACCACCGCTGCTTGCCGTCCGTCCCTCCTCCCGTCTATGGCGGCGGCAACCTCCGACGTCAGCAGGCTCAATGCGGCGGCGGGCAAGAACGACGACGTCGGCCTCCAAGACCCCATCCCGGCCTCGGTTGGAATATGTAG GTACCATGCCAACTGGATGCTCAGCTTCTACGCCCCCGGTGAGCTTCCCCCAT